One genomic region from Puniceicoccus vermicola encodes:
- a CDS encoding phytoene desaturase family protein — protein sequence MSDYYDVVVIGAGMSGLAAAIRVALAGKSVVVLEKHEAPGGLNSFYRQDGRVFDVGLHALTNYAEKGQKRAPLNKIFRQLRIPREAFDLNPQVGSRIRFPEASLAFTNDPARLEEEIATHFPDCIDGYREVVRFVEERDATALTDRGEMAGPFLREKIADPLLREMLLCPILYYGSATEDDLDLDQFVILFRSLFLEGFSRPVEGVRTIVRALLKKLKEVGGERRMRCGVARILTESGKATGLELDDGTTLRTGTILSSAGLVETNELCGVREDRERVGRLSFVETISVYHENPGNFGWEDTITFFSTRRPFRYQRPQDDLVDPCSGVICIPNHYQYEEGRSLKEGLVRLTALANYDRWKSLPAEEYQVAKTDWFRRLQEVAREVLPVPTKDPTHSLVGRDMFTPLTVEKFTGHLGGAVYGSSQKAKDGRTDFENLYLCGTDQGFLGIVGAMLSGISIANRYVVAGE from the coding sequence ATGAGTGATTATTACGATGTAGTTGTCATCGGAGCCGGGATGTCCGGCTTGGCGGCGGCAATTCGGGTTGCCCTCGCGGGTAAGTCCGTTGTCGTCCTAGAGAAACACGAGGCACCCGGTGGGCTGAATAGCTTTTACCGGCAGGATGGTCGTGTTTTCGATGTCGGGCTCCACGCTCTGACGAACTATGCCGAGAAGGGGCAGAAACGTGCTCCGCTGAATAAGATCTTCCGGCAGCTGCGCATCCCCCGTGAAGCCTTCGACCTGAACCCTCAAGTGGGTTCACGGATCCGGTTTCCAGAAGCCAGTCTGGCCTTCACAAATGATCCGGCCCGATTGGAGGAAGAGATCGCCACGCATTTCCCTGATTGCATTGATGGCTATCGGGAAGTCGTCCGCTTCGTAGAGGAGCGGGATGCGACTGCTCTCACGGATCGCGGAGAGATGGCTGGACCTTTTCTTCGCGAGAAGATTGCGGATCCTCTTCTGCGGGAGATGCTTCTTTGCCCGATTCTTTATTATGGAAGCGCGACCGAAGATGATCTCGACCTCGATCAGTTTGTCATCCTCTTTCGCTCCCTCTTCTTAGAGGGCTTTTCCCGGCCCGTAGAGGGAGTTCGAACCATTGTCCGGGCTCTCCTGAAGAAATTGAAGGAAGTCGGCGGAGAGCGTCGTATGCGCTGCGGAGTGGCCCGCATCCTAACCGAATCCGGCAAAGCGACCGGTCTCGAACTCGACGATGGCACAACTCTTCGCACCGGAACCATTCTCTCGAGTGCCGGGCTCGTCGAGACCAATGAGCTCTGTGGTGTCCGCGAGGATCGCGAACGGGTGGGGCGCCTCTCGTTTGTCGAAACGATTTCTGTCTACCACGAGAATCCCGGTAATTTCGGTTGGGAGGACACGATTACCTTTTTCTCGACTCGGCGCCCATTTCGCTACCAACGCCCTCAGGATGACCTTGTGGATCCCTGCAGCGGCGTCATCTGCATCCCGAATCACTATCAATACGAAGAAGGTCGATCGCTGAAGGAAGGATTGGTTCGTTTGACGGCCCTCGCGAATTACGATCGATGGAAGTCCCTCCCCGCGGAAGAGTACCAAGTCGCGAAGACCGATTGGTTCCGCAGGCTGCAGGAAGTCGCCCGTGAGGTGCTGCCGGTTCCCACCAAGGATCCGACTCACTCCTTAGTCGGCCGGGATATGTTCACTCCTTTGACTGTTGAGAAATTTACCGGTCACCTCGGCGGGGCGGTCTATGGATCCTCGCAGAAGGCTAAAGATGGACGGACCGACTTTGAGAATCTATACCTTTGCGGTACCGATCAGGGCTTCCTCGGCATCGTCGGTGCCATGCTGAGCGGGATCTCGATCGCGAATCGGTACGTGGTCGCTGGGGAGTAG
- the ltrA gene encoding group II intron reverse transcriptase/maturase: protein MSSTLLGLREKAGKEPKYRFRSLYREINLPMLYESFYELRRHAATGVDGVSVENYEKDLDGNLRGLLERLVAKRYRAQHVKRRFISKGGGRLRPLGIPALEDKIVQMAASKLLQAIYEADFLDMSKGYRPKRGARDASQELRERLVLERVHWVVEADIEGFFENVDHNWLCRMLEERVDDQAFIRLIRKWLKAGILQEAGEVIHPATGTPQGGIISPVLANIYLHYALDLWVEKVLPKGLRGAHVCMRYADDFVVGFEYGSEAERFFSELPRRMAKFGLSMAADKSAILRFSRCDLEGSGCFAFLGFEFYWARTRKGRVTVKRRTSKKKFRASLSGLKEWMRNNRSRPLKELAVILRRRFAGYFNYYGVIGNSDRLWQYWTLARKIIFRALNRRSQRLSYNWTGFSRMWITLAIPNPHIVEKPFQRSVSWTLSYR, encoded by the coding sequence GTGTCAAGCACCCTGCTCGGACTGAGAGAGAAAGCGGGGAAGGAGCCGAAGTATCGGTTTCGTTCTCTGTATCGAGAGATCAACCTGCCGATGCTGTACGAGAGCTTTTACGAGCTTCGTCGCCACGCGGCCACGGGAGTGGACGGTGTGAGCGTGGAGAACTACGAGAAGGACTTGGACGGGAATCTGCGTGGGTTGTTGGAGCGTCTGGTCGCCAAGCGGTATCGGGCCCAGCACGTAAAGAGGCGGTTTATCTCCAAGGGCGGCGGTAGGCTGCGGCCTTTGGGCATACCCGCGTTGGAAGATAAGATCGTTCAGATGGCCGCGAGCAAGTTGCTGCAAGCAATTTACGAAGCGGACTTTCTGGATATGAGTAAAGGGTATCGGCCGAAGCGGGGAGCGCGCGATGCGAGCCAGGAACTGCGCGAACGACTCGTTCTCGAACGAGTGCACTGGGTAGTGGAGGCGGACATCGAGGGGTTCTTCGAGAACGTCGATCACAACTGGCTGTGTCGGATGCTGGAGGAGCGGGTGGACGATCAAGCGTTCATTCGTCTAATCCGCAAGTGGCTCAAAGCCGGAATCCTGCAAGAGGCCGGTGAAGTGATCCACCCGGCAACGGGAACCCCGCAAGGGGGGATCATCTCGCCTGTTCTGGCCAACATCTACCTGCACTACGCATTGGACCTGTGGGTGGAGAAGGTCTTGCCGAAAGGTCTTCGGGGGGCGCACGTCTGCATGCGCTATGCAGATGACTTTGTCGTCGGATTCGAATATGGCAGCGAGGCCGAGCGGTTCTTTTCGGAACTGCCACGCCGAATGGCCAAGTTCGGGTTGAGCATGGCCGCTGACAAGAGTGCCATCCTGAGGTTCAGTCGGTGCGATCTCGAAGGCAGTGGCTGTTTTGCCTTTCTGGGATTCGAGTTCTACTGGGCTCGGACCCGCAAGGGTCGGGTCACCGTCAAACGGCGAACGTCCAAGAAGAAGTTCAGGGCTTCGCTCTCCGGGCTTAAAGAATGGATGCGGAATAACCGGAGTCGGCCTCTGAAGGAACTGGCTGTCATCCTCCGGCGTAGGTTTGCCGGTTACTTCAACTACTACGGAGTGATCGGGAACTCGGACCGCCTTTGGCAGTACTGGACTCTGGCGCGGAAGATTATCTTCCGTGCCCTGAACCGCCGCAGCCAAAGACTCAGCTACAACTGGACGGGGTTCTCCCGGATGTGGATTACCCTCGCTATCCCTAACCCTCATATCGTAGAAAAACCCTTCCAACGATCCGTCTCATGGACTCTCTCCTACAGATGA
- a CDS encoding dUTPase has product MDKFEEIFDLQEKLNERIGVTLKDLTPEKKTEWVLNYTRAMQQEIAELIDSVPWKWWAKYQEFDEQNARVEVVDLFHFLISAAQALGMSADDVYQAYLAKNKVNHQRQESGYTEKDHDDSRHIQ; this is encoded by the coding sequence ATGGATAAATTTGAGGAAATTTTCGACCTGCAGGAAAAGCTAAACGAGCGCATTGGCGTCACGCTGAAAGACCTGACTCCCGAGAAAAAGACCGAGTGGGTCCTGAACTACACCCGCGCCATGCAGCAGGAGATCGCGGAACTCATCGACTCCGTCCCCTGGAAATGGTGGGCCAAGTACCAGGAATTTGACGAACAAAACGCCCGCGTCGAAGTCGTCGACCTCTTTCACTTTCTGATCTCAGCCGCCCAGGCCCTTGGCATGAGCGCCGACGATGTTTATCAGGCCTACCTCGCCAAAAACAAAGTCAACCACCAGCGCCAGGAGTCCGGCTACACCGAAAAAGATCACGACGATTCGCGGCACATTCAGTAA
- a CDS encoding PfkB family carbohydrate kinase, translating into MQRVKLNESAAAAEPQPVLIVGSVGYDDIETPFNKDTRILGGSASYACLASSYFAPTRMVAVVGNDFEPSDRARLDDHGIDTAGLQVDESGPTFTWSGKYLENFNERETLDIQLNVFEKFEPVLPASQKDSRYVLLGNIHPGLQSHVLDQLDSDDAFVAVDTIDLWITIAKPEFLDLLKRVDFLVINDSESELLTGESNIIKAGAALRALGPDKVVIKKGAHGAYFFYEGGLFALPAYPVTELRDPTGAGDTFLGAVMGYLAACDKRDIPTIKQALLYGTAVASLTVEAFSCNRLESGGAETIEKRVEELRAMISL; encoded by the coding sequence ATGCAACGAGTGAAATTGAATGAGTCTGCTGCGGCCGCTGAACCTCAACCGGTTCTGATTGTCGGATCGGTCGGATACGACGATATCGAAACTCCTTTTAACAAGGACACCCGGATCTTGGGTGGATCGGCTTCGTATGCCTGCTTGGCCTCGAGCTATTTTGCGCCGACCCGGATGGTGGCGGTCGTGGGCAATGATTTTGAGCCGAGTGACCGCGCTCGTCTAGACGATCACGGGATTGATACAGCTGGACTGCAGGTGGACGAAAGTGGTCCGACTTTCACTTGGTCGGGTAAGTATCTGGAAAATTTCAACGAGCGGGAAACCCTCGATATTCAGCTGAACGTTTTTGAAAAATTTGAGCCGGTTCTTCCGGCAAGCCAGAAGGATTCCCGCTATGTCTTGCTGGGGAACATCCACCCGGGTCTACAGTCGCACGTGCTCGATCAATTGGATTCGGACGACGCCTTTGTCGCGGTCGACACCATTGATCTTTGGATCACCATCGCGAAGCCAGAGTTTCTCGACCTGCTGAAGCGGGTCGATTTCCTGGTCATCAATGATAGCGAATCGGAACTCCTGACCGGTGAATCCAATATTATCAAGGCCGGTGCCGCTCTCCGTGCCTTGGGGCCGGACAAGGTCGTGATCAAAAAGGGGGCTCATGGCGCCTATTTCTTCTATGAAGGGGGACTGTTCGCTCTTCCGGCGTATCCGGTAACTGAGCTGCGTGATCCCACCGGCGCCGGAGACACCTTTCTTGGTGCGGTTATGGGCTATCTCGCCGCTTGCGACAAACGCGACATTCCGACGATCAAGCAGGCTCTGCTTTACGGAACCGCCGTCGCCAGCCTGACCGTGGAAGCCTTCAGCTGCAATCGACTCGAGTCGGGTGGGGCGGAGACGATTGAGAAGCGCGTCGAAGAGCTTCGGGCGATGATTTCGCTCTGA
- a CDS encoding transporter substrate-binding domain-containing protein, producing the protein MKFLSIFLLSWMPALLASAADESTFTIGIKETPPFTIQDENGNWSGPAVWLIEEILAEMDRTPEFKTMSLTEIFDSLEKNQIDAGIAALSITSDREELVDFTHSFFESGIGIAASDTDTEMWILALRNIFSLRFLQAVFSLLLLLAVVGLFVWLAERKHNPDEFGGRPGKGIGAGLWWSAVTMTTVGYGDKAPKTLLGRVVGLIWMFMAIIIISGFTAGFASSLTRDTLSSKVEDIRDLNDVKTATVKGSTSADWLSMLKIPYRTSNSIEDLLSELEEGKWDAVVYDKPVLEYYVAKDDLRHIDILKSTFTRENYGIALPPQAPYREKMDILLLQLTQTQEWQDQLNAVLSP; encoded by the coding sequence GTGAAATTTCTATCAATATTCCTCCTCTCTTGGATGCCCGCCTTGCTCGCCAGCGCAGCCGATGAATCGACCTTTACGATCGGGATCAAGGAAACGCCACCCTTCACGATTCAGGATGAGAATGGGAACTGGAGTGGCCCCGCGGTTTGGCTGATTGAAGAAATTCTTGCCGAGATGGATCGGACTCCGGAGTTCAAGACGATGTCTCTGACCGAGATTTTCGACAGCCTCGAAAAGAATCAGATCGATGCTGGAATTGCGGCGCTCTCCATCACCAGCGATCGAGAGGAACTCGTTGATTTTACCCATTCCTTTTTTGAAAGCGGCATTGGCATCGCCGCGAGTGACACCGACACCGAGATGTGGATCCTGGCCTTGCGCAATATTTTCTCCCTCCGCTTTCTGCAGGCAGTATTCAGTCTCTTACTCCTTCTTGCCGTGGTTGGGCTCTTCGTTTGGCTCGCGGAGAGGAAACACAATCCAGACGAATTTGGAGGACGCCCCGGTAAAGGGATCGGAGCCGGGCTCTGGTGGTCCGCGGTGACGATGACGACCGTTGGATATGGGGACAAAGCCCCCAAGACTCTTTTGGGAAGGGTCGTCGGCCTAATCTGGATGTTTATGGCCATCATCATCATTTCGGGTTTCACGGCCGGCTTTGCCTCCAGCCTCACCCGCGATACGCTCTCCAGCAAAGTCGAGGACATCCGCGACCTGAACGACGTGAAAACTGCTACCGTAAAAGGCTCCACCTCCGCGGATTGGCTCTCCATGCTCAAGATTCCCTATCGCACCTCTAATTCCATCGAGGATTTGCTCAGTGAACTCGAAGAAGGCAAATGGGATGCCGTGGTCTATGATAAGCCTGTCCTCGAATACTACGTCGCCAAAGACGATCTTCGTCATATCGATATCCTCAAATCAACGTTCACCCGCGAAAATTACGGAATCGCTCTTCCCCCGCAGGCGCCCTACCGGGAGAAAATGGATATTCTCCTTCTCCAGCTGACGCAGACCCAAGAGTGGCAGGACCAGCTCAACGCCGTCCTCAGTCCATAG
- a CDS encoding beta-ketoacyl-[acyl-carrier-protein] synthase family protein: MEDDRRIVITGVGLTAPNGNDLSEFRTNLLECRPRIGKLDLRYMGETPAGICDFDALRHQKKRELRVGTRAGSVSIYCAREGLADSGLEWESMDTNRIGVYVGTTEHGNVETENEVYNISQFDYDTRFWSHHHNPRTVANNPAGEITLNLGIHGPHYTIGAACAAGNAGMIQGAQMLLLGEVDVAVAGGVSESIRSFGIFAGFRSQGALATHEDPNQASRPFDMGRNGIVVSEGGALYVLERLSDAKKRGAKIYAELSGWCINSDASDYVLPNSERQSECMTRALKMAQMNPEDIGILSTHATATKQGDIQECKAIRSVFGNSKTTHINNTKSYIGHCMGAAGALELAGNIPSFDDGIVHPTINVDSLDPECELPNLVINEPKEGVPVNAILNSSFGMLGINSALIIRKFTD; encoded by the coding sequence ATGGAAGACGACCGTAGGATCGTGATTACTGGCGTAGGACTGACTGCGCCCAATGGAAATGATTTGTCGGAGTTTCGGACAAATCTTCTGGAGTGCCGCCCCCGGATCGGAAAGCTGGACCTGCGCTACATGGGGGAAACTCCGGCAGGGATTTGCGATTTCGATGCGCTGCGCCACCAGAAGAAGCGCGAACTTCGAGTGGGAACCCGGGCCGGAAGTGTCTCCATCTATTGCGCCCGCGAAGGGTTGGCCGACTCCGGGCTTGAGTGGGAGTCGATGGACACCAACCGCATCGGAGTCTATGTCGGCACCACTGAACACGGAAACGTCGAAACCGAGAATGAGGTCTACAATATCTCCCAATTCGATTACGACACCCGCTTCTGGTCCCATCACCACAATCCGCGGACGGTGGCGAACAATCCGGCTGGGGAAATTACTCTGAATCTTGGGATTCACGGTCCGCACTATACGATCGGGGCTGCTTGCGCCGCCGGGAATGCCGGAATGATCCAAGGGGCTCAGATGCTGCTTCTCGGTGAAGTGGACGTCGCTGTGGCTGGAGGAGTGAGTGAGAGCATTCGTAGTTTTGGGATTTTTGCCGGATTCCGCAGTCAGGGAGCTCTCGCGACCCATGAGGACCCCAATCAAGCCAGCCGCCCCTTTGATATGGGCCGCAACGGCATTGTCGTAAGTGAGGGTGGGGCTCTCTACGTTCTCGAGCGTTTGAGTGATGCCAAGAAGCGCGGAGCCAAGATTTATGCCGAACTCAGTGGGTGGTGCATCAACTCCGATGCCTCCGACTATGTGCTCCCGAATTCTGAGCGTCAGTCGGAATGCATGACCCGGGCGTTGAAGATGGCCCAGATGAACCCAGAGGACATCGGAATCTTGAGCACCCACGCCACGGCAACGAAGCAGGGCGATATTCAGGAGTGTAAGGCAATTCGTTCGGTATTTGGGAATTCGAAGACCACTCACATCAACAATACCAAGAGTTACATCGGTCACTGCATGGGAGCCGCCGGAGCCTTGGAATTGGCGGGGAATATTCCTTCCTTCGATGACGGGATTGTCCATCCAACGATCAATGTGGATAGCCTTGACCCGGAATGCGAATTGCCCAACTTGGTCATTAATGAGCCGAAAGAGGGTGTCCCCGTGAACGCCATTCTGAACAGCTCATTCGGGATGCTGGGAATCAACTCGGCCCTGATCATCCGCAAATTTACCGATTAA
- a CDS encoding RDD family protein, with protein sequence MNQKFLPLKIEGKHVYVGFWMRLAAGLADALILISFGFLFAWLESIDRNLAIAVTIPSATLFAFYNIFFNARFGGTPGKLFFDIRITRPDGTPIGWRHAWWRSSVDLFFAVLFLCVKIWALSQIDPETYTELDWLNRSQELSSFYPAWYGLLGILSAVWVWGEFIVLLLNKRKRAIHDFIAGTIVIKKEFSMHSKDILKPPLGNESAPDPAKPL encoded by the coding sequence ATGAATCAAAAATTCTTACCACTTAAGATTGAAGGCAAACATGTCTACGTTGGATTCTGGATGCGTCTCGCGGCGGGGTTGGCCGATGCTCTTATTTTGATCTCTTTCGGTTTCTTGTTTGCATGGCTTGAGAGCATTGATCGGAACTTAGCGATTGCCGTCACAATCCCTTCCGCGACTTTGTTTGCGTTTTATAACATATTTTTCAATGCACGGTTTGGAGGAACCCCTGGCAAATTGTTCTTCGACATTCGGATTACACGCCCCGACGGAACTCCAATCGGCTGGAGACATGCTTGGTGGCGTTCGTCCGTCGATCTGTTCTTCGCGGTTTTGTTTCTTTGCGTAAAAATTTGGGCATTGTCTCAGATAGATCCTGAAACCTATACCGAGCTGGACTGGTTGAACAGGTCGCAAGAGCTCTCGAGTTTCTATCCTGCGTGGTATGGATTGCTGGGCATTCTTTCTGCCGTCTGGGTATGGGGAGAGTTTATCGTGCTATTGTTGAATAAGCGAAAACGCGCAATCCATGATTTTATTGCTGGTACGATCGTGATCAAAAAAGAGTTCTCAATGCACTCCAAAGACATCCTGAAACCGCCACTTGGCAATGAATCCGCGCCAGATCCAGCCAAGCCTTTGTGA
- a CDS encoding acyl carrier protein — MTKEEVQKIVLEIIEEIAPDEDVSSIKPEVRLRDQLDLDSMDFLDIVMELRKKYGIEVPEEDYPKLASLESCGEYLTPKFNEKT; from the coding sequence ATGACAAAAGAAGAAGTTCAGAAAATCGTTCTCGAAATTATTGAGGAGATCGCTCCCGATGAGGATGTCTCCTCGATCAAACCGGAGGTCCGTCTCAGGGATCAACTCGATCTCGATTCCATGGACTTCCTGGATATCGTGATGGAGCTTCGCAAGAAGTACGGGATTGAAGTCCCTGAGGAAGATTATCCCAAGCTGGCCAGCCTCGAAAGCTGCGGAGAATACCTAACTCCGAAATTTAACGAGAAAACCTGA
- a CDS encoding sigma-54-dependent transcriptional regulator — protein sequence MPETEKDSLPRILIVDDDNEIRYSLKRVLGKLDAELLEAGSGEEGLKVAEKEKPEVILLDNRMGGISGMETLQNLRSLGGGSVIIMMTAHGTTQTAIEAMKYGAFDYLMKPFEPEKILDLVKKGLRAHKDRRSSGNYESKLKVEDYAEGIVGSSEGMQLVLKQVGQVTASDATVMITGESGTGKELVARCIHDHSLRSKKTFIAVNCAAIPDNLIESELFGHEKGSFTGATSQRQGKFELCDGGTLFLDEIGDMALPTQTKILRAIQEGEIQRVGGTSPIQVNVRVIAATNRDIEEMVKTQDFREDLYYRLNVFRIRIPPLRDRRDDIPEIIDYHLQRLAKQKKIRPRSISAEALEVMKAQPWNGNVRELENVVYRSAVVAQGSTILVADLPADLEGREGTDPIAAPAAPSRVENEVPSTGTDPVSQDQGEESLFDALFNTLVTKEEGRLLQAVEYAMIRRSMDHFENNQAKAASLLGMSKSTLRTRLSLLRAEESKSE from the coding sequence ATGCCAGAAACCGAGAAAGACAGTCTTCCCCGAATCCTGATCGTCGATGATGATAATGAGATTCGCTATTCCTTGAAACGAGTCTTAGGGAAATTGGACGCTGAACTCCTTGAAGCAGGTAGCGGCGAGGAAGGCCTCAAGGTTGCAGAGAAGGAGAAGCCCGAGGTAATTCTTCTGGATAACCGGATGGGCGGAATCAGCGGAATGGAGACTCTTCAGAACCTGCGTTCCCTCGGCGGCGGCTCTGTCATCATTATGATGACGGCGCACGGAACGACGCAGACGGCGATCGAGGCCATGAAGTACGGCGCTTTCGATTATCTCATGAAGCCCTTCGAGCCGGAAAAGATTCTCGATTTGGTCAAAAAGGGACTGCGGGCACACAAGGATCGCCGATCCTCGGGTAATTACGAATCCAAGCTCAAAGTCGAGGACTATGCCGAAGGGATCGTCGGAAGCTCCGAGGGCATGCAGCTCGTCCTGAAGCAGGTCGGGCAAGTGACGGCCAGTGATGCGACCGTGATGATCACTGGAGAGAGTGGAACGGGGAAGGAACTCGTCGCTCGCTGTATCCATGACCACAGCCTCCGTTCGAAGAAGACTTTTATCGCTGTCAATTGCGCAGCGATTCCCGACAACCTGATTGAGAGCGAACTTTTCGGACACGAGAAGGGTTCTTTTACGGGAGCGACTTCCCAGCGACAGGGGAAATTTGAACTTTGCGACGGGGGCACGCTCTTTCTCGACGAGATTGGCGATATGGCTCTGCCCACGCAGACCAAGATCCTCCGGGCGATTCAGGAGGGAGAAATTCAGCGGGTCGGTGGAACTTCTCCGATCCAGGTGAATGTTCGGGTTATCGCGGCGACCAATCGGGACATCGAGGAAATGGTCAAAACGCAGGATTTCCGCGAAGACCTTTACTACCGTCTCAACGTCTTCCGGATTCGGATCCCCCCCTTGCGCGATCGCCGGGACGATATCCCGGAGATCATCGACTACCATCTGCAGCGTTTGGCGAAGCAGAAGAAGATCCGCCCACGTAGCATATCTGCCGAGGCCTTGGAGGTGATGAAGGCCCAGCCTTGGAACGGAAACGTTCGGGAACTGGAGAATGTTGTCTACCGAAGTGCGGTAGTCGCCCAGGGGTCGACGATCCTAGTCGCCGATTTGCCAGCAGATCTGGAAGGTCGAGAAGGAACAGACCCCATTGCTGCTCCGGCAGCTCCCTCCCGAGTGGAAAATGAGGTTCCGTCCACTGGAACGGACCCCGTCAGTCAGGATCAGGGGGAGGAATCCCTCTTCGATGCCCTCTTTAATACCTTGGTGACAAAGGAAGAGGGACGTTTGCTTCAAGCCGTTGAATATGCGATGATTCGCCGGTCGATGGATCATTTCGAAAACAATCAGGCCAAGGCCGCATCTCTCCTCGGGATGTCGAAAAGCACTTTGAGAACCCGACTTTCCCTGCTCCGGGCGGAGGAAAGCAAAAGCGAATAA